In Kutzneria kofuensis, the DNA window GGTCGGTGAGGGTGTCCAAACGGGCCTGAGCGGCGGCCTGCTTGGCGACGACACCGCCGGAATAGCGCATGGCCATGCGCTTCAGCACGGAAGGGGCCAGCACGGCGTTGCCGGCGGCGACCATCTCGACGCCGCGGACGAGGTCGTGCGGCGGCGTGTCCTTGAGCAGGAACCCGGCCGCGCCGGCGCCGAGGGCCTCGTAGACGTACTCGTCCAGGTCGAAGGTGGTGAGCAGCAGGATGGGCGGCGGGCCCGACAGCTGATGCAGCCGGCGGGTGACCTCCAGACCGTCCACAGTGGGCATCCGGATGTCGGTGACCACGATGTCGGGGCGGAACTCCCGGACGAGCTCGACGGCCTCGTCGCCGTCGGCACGGTCGGCGACGACCTCCACCCGGCCGCTGCTCTCCAGAATCATCTTGATGCTGAGGCGAACGAGTTCCTCGTCCTCCAACAACACAGCCTTGATCACCGGGGCTCCTTCGGAAACGTCGCGGCCACCTCGAAACCGCCGCCGGCCAACGGCCCCGCGGTGAGGGTGCCACCGGACAGCACGACCCGCTCCCGCATGCCGATCAGGCCGAAACCCGACTTGGGCACGGGAGTGGAGCGCGGCACGCCGACGGTGTTGGCCACCCGCACGTCCAACTGGCCGTCATGATCGCGCAGCACCACCGAGATGTCAGCGCCGGGGGCGTGCTTGGCGGTGTTGACGAGGGACTCGTGCAGCAGCCAGTACACGGCGCGGGCGGTGGTGCCGGGCACCTCGGGCAGCTCCGACGGCAGGTCGGCGTGCACCCGCTGCCCGGCGGCCGACGCCTCGGTGATCAGCTCGCACGCGGCGGCGAGGGTCGGCTGCGGATGCTTCGGCACGAGGTCGGAGTCCTCGGCGTCCTCACGGCGCAGCACACCGAGCAGCTCTCGCAGTTCCTCCATGGCGGTCGCGCCGATCTGCCGGATGCCCTCGGCGAAGGCGGCCATCTCCCCGTTGGACGACACGGCGTACGCGCCGGCCTGCACGGTGATCTGGCTGACCCGATGCGCGACGACGTCGTGCAGTTCCCGCGCGATCCGGGTCCGCTCGTCGGCGACGGCCTTCACGGCGAGCATGTCCCGCTCCAGCTCGGCCTGCCGGGCCCGGTCCCGCAGGCTGGCGATCAGCTGCCGCCGCTGCCCGACCCACAGGCCCAGCAGCATCGGAAACCCGACCATGAGCAGCGGCACGGCCAGCAGCAACAGCACATCGGGGCCGGCCACCTGGTAAGCGAAGGCCAGCTGGAAGCCGGGCCGCCACGGCAGCACCAGGGCCACCCCCGACCAGGCCGCGATCAGCCAGGTGATCCGGGTGTTGCCCCGCTTCACGGCCAGTGTGTACACGGCGAACACGATCGGCACGAACGCGCCGTCGAGCACCTCGACCAGGGAGGCCAGTAGCGCGACCGTGCACGGGAATCGAGTGCGCACGACCAGCACGGCCGAACCGGCGACGGCCACCGCGACCGCCACCGGAC includes these proteins:
- a CDS encoding sensor histidine kinase, yielding MLKKLVSWLDGPYGVLLRDAVVAAFVGWLTVSEAHNSTYGLLPDGPVAVAVAVAGSAVLVVRTRFPCTVALLASLVEVLDGAFVPIVFAVYTLAVKRGNTRITWLIAAWSGVALVLPWRPGFQLAFAYQVAGPDVLLLLAVPLLMVGFPMLLGLWVGQRRQLIASLRDRARQAELERDMLAVKAVADERTRIARELHDVVAHRVSQITVQAGAYAVSSNGEMAAFAEGIRQIGATAMEELRELLGVLRREDAEDSDLVPKHPQPTLAAACELITEASAAGQRVHADLPSELPEVPGTTARAVYWLLHESLVNTAKHAPGADISVVLRDHDGQLDVRVANTVGVPRSTPVPKSGFGLIGMRERVVLSGGTLTAGPLAGGGFEVAATFPKEPR
- a CDS encoding response regulator transcription factor, with product MIKAVLLEDEELVRLSIKMILESSGRVEVVADRADGDEAVELVREFRPDIVVTDIRMPTVDGLEVTRRLHQLSGPPPILLLTTFDLDEYVYEALGAGAAGFLLKDTPPHDLVRGVEMVAAGNAVLAPSVLKRMAMRYSGGVVAKQAAAQARLDTLTDREREVVLAVATGAGNTEIATRLEVSEATVKVHVSRAMTKLGLDNRTQLAILAFQAGAAG